Within the Dolichospermum compactum NIES-806 genome, the region GATAACTTTTACTAATGCTAACTACACAGGTTGCTAAATCCTGTGGATTGCGAGCCTGACGACAGGAAGAAAGGGCATCCACAGGTGTGATTTGTGTAAGCTTATGAATTTTTGCTACACATGAAGATAACTCTCTTGGGCGAATTGTCGAAGCACAATCTTGAGATGCTGATGTAGCTGTGATTCCCACACTCAATAGTTGAGCAGCACAAACCCGATAGTCATTCTCGTAGGAATCGGTAACAGCTAGAGTAGGTAAACTACCGATTAGTAATCCACCTATAGTCATAAATGATGCTGTAAATCCTCTGAAGGAATAATTGTTTTTTTTGTTCCCAAAGTTACTCATTTTTTTTCGCTTTTTAACATAACCGTTTTCGGTTCCACCAAGGTTATGCTACCGTAGAATCTAGTCCCAATTTTCTACCATCAAAGAATGTCGGTGTAATCACCAAAAATCAACCGAAAAGTGGTGAATTCGACGGATTGATTTCTTTGAATATTAGCGGTAAATAAAAGACAATTTAGCTATAAAATGTCTATGCTTTTGGGAAATATGCCATAATGGTAGGTCTGAATAAAATTTTAGAAGGATTAAATTAAGGAAACTCATGTCCCGATATAGAGGACCCCGCCTCAGAATTGTCCGTCGTTTAGGCGAATTACCAGGCTTAACTCGGAAGAGTGCTAGACGTGCTTATCCCCCTGGACAACATGGTCAAAACCGTAAAAAGCGCTCTGAGTATGCTATCCGTTTAGAGGAAAAGCAAAAACTCCGCATGAACTACGGTTTAACTGAAAAACAAATGCTGCGTTATGTCCGTAAAGCTAGACGAGTATCTGGTTCTACCGGACAGGTGCTGCTACAATTGTTAGAAATGCGCCTGGATAATACCGTTTTCCGCATGGGTATGGCTCCGACAATCCCCGCCGCCCGTCAATTGGTAAATCACGGTCATGTAACTGTTAATGGCAAACCAGTAAATATTGCCAGCTATCAATGTCGTCCTGGTGAAGAAGTCGCTGTGAGAAACAGAGAAGCTTCTAAGAAGTTGGTGGAAGCTAACTTGCAATATCCCGGTTTGGCTAACCTTCCTAGTCATTTAGAGTTTGATAAAACTAAGTTGGCTGGTAAGGTCAATGGTGTAATTGAACGGGAATGGGTAGCATTACAAGTTAATGAACTACTCGTGGTGGAATACTACTCACGTCAAGCGTAAGACAATTTTGGATTTTGGATTTACGATTTTGGATTGGAATTGTTTTTCCTTGAATCTACAATCCAAAATCTAAAATCTAAAATTTGTTTAATTGACTAGCCGCCAATTTGCGACATGGTACGGGTGTATGTGCCGACAGTACCAGGGTCGCGTTGCTTAAAGTTTATTTCTGATTTGATGTTTAAAATTTGTCTAACTTGTATTTGGAGGTCAGTGGTGCTAATACCAGCACGCAAAGCGGTTTTTAAGTCAGTTTGACCTGTTTCGTTTAATAAGCAGGGACGTAACCAACCATCGGCACTTAAACGCATCCGATTACAGCGATCGCAAAAACATTCTGACATTTGGCTAATAAATCCTATTGTACCTTTAGCTCCAGGAATCTGAAATACATCAGCCGGTCCGTTACCACTAACTTGGGATTCTGTCAAGCCCCAACGCTCACTGATTGATTGACGTAAATCCGCTGAAGATACCCAACCGCGATCGACAAATAAGCCTTCATTACCAATAGGCATAAATTCAATAAATCGGACGTGCCATTGTTTATCAATAGTTAAAGCAGCTAAATCTAAAATCTCATGGTCATTAACGCCAGGAATTACGACTACATTTAATTTTAATGGGTCAAATCCCACATTATAAGCAGTCTGGATTCCTTGCCATACTTGTTGCCACCGCCCACGTCCATGACTACCGATAATTTCTTCAAATATATGTGGATCTAAAGAATCTAAACTAATATTAATTCTTGTTAAACCTGCATCATAAAGGCTTTTAGCAATAGGAGCGAGTAAAAACCCATTTGTAGTCATTCCTATATCTTCGGTTTGGGGAAGATGAGCAATTTTTTCAACTAAATCAACTATATGGGGACGGAGTAAAGGTTCACCA harbors:
- the rpsD gene encoding 30S ribosomal protein S4 — encoded protein: MSRYRGPRLRIVRRLGELPGLTRKSARRAYPPGQHGQNRKKRSEYAIRLEEKQKLRMNYGLTEKQMLRYVRKARRVSGSTGQVLLQLLEMRLDNTVFRMGMAPTIPAARQLVNHGHVTVNGKPVNIASYQCRPGEEVAVRNREASKKLVEANLQYPGLANLPSHLEFDKTKLAGKVNGVIEREWVALQVNELLVVEYYSRQA
- the moaA gene encoding GTP 3',8-cyclase MoaA; this translates as MTKVDYLRISLIDRCNFRCQYCMPSDAELDYIVKQQLLTDEELLTLIQEVFIPVGFTRFRLTGGEPLLRPHIVDLVEKIAHLPQTEDIGMTTNGFLLAPIAKSLYDAGLTRINISLDSLDPHIFEEIIGSHGRGRWQQVWQGIQTAYNVGFDPLKLNVVVIPGVNDHEILDLAALTIDKQWHVRFIEFMPIGNEGLFVDRGWVSSADLRQSISERWGLTESQVSGNGPADVFQIPGAKGTIGFISQMSECFCDRCNRMRLSADGWLRPCLLNETGQTDLKTALRAGISTTDLQIQVRQILNIKSEINFKQRDPGTVGTYTRTMSQIGG